DNA from Daucus carota subsp. sativus chromosome 1, DH1 v3.0, whole genome shotgun sequence:
TTATGTTTGTTTTGATGCTAAAGATAATGTAAGGGGTGAGATTTgagttttgttttgatttgatttgttgATGTAGGTTCTAGAGCTTGCTGGCAATGCTGCAAGAGACAATAAGAAGAACAGGATTGTGCCAAGGCACATTCAGTTAGCGGTGAGAAATGATGAGGAGTTGAGCAAGCTTTTGGGGACTGTTACTATTGCTAATGGTGGTGTTTTACCAAACATTCACTCAACTTTGTTGCCGAAGAAGGTGGGCAAAGGGAAGGATGAAATTGGATCTGCTTCACAAGAGTTTTAG
Protein-coding regions in this window:
- the LOC108203779 gene encoding histone H2AX, which gives rise to MSGKGATATTKGGRGVSKTKSVSRSSKAGLQFPVGRIARFLKAGKYAERVGAGAPVYLSAVLEYLAAEVLELAGNAARDNKKNRIVPRHIQLAVRNDEELSKLLGTVTIANGGVLPNIHSTLLPKKVGKGKDEIGSASQEF